One segment of Streptomyces sp. YIM 121038 DNA contains the following:
- a CDS encoding zinc-binding dehydrogenase, which translates to MHRLIPTGRAACPVAFAEVPQPVPEPDEALVKVEAFAPNRGETFLLEHPRPELLPGKDVAGLVVQAAADGSGPGIGTRVVGHPAQGGWAEYAAVPTHSLAVLPDGIDSTRAAALPLAGITALRLLRTAGSLAGRRVLLTGASGGVGHYVTEMAIGAGAELTAVTATPSRGERLVELGARVVHEVAAARGPFDLVLESTGGPDLPLALSKTRPGGTLVWFGQASRTPATLDFFQLLRGPERATIQHFHYAGAPYDSDLAALVRLVEQGRLHPEIGRTADWAHTADTLVDLRERRIRGKAVLTIGGAR; encoded by the coding sequence ATGCACAGACTGATCCCCACGGGGCGAGCGGCGTGCCCCGTCGCTTTCGCCGAGGTCCCCCAGCCCGTGCCGGAGCCCGACGAGGCACTGGTCAAGGTCGAGGCGTTCGCGCCCAACCGGGGCGAGACCTTCCTTCTCGAACACCCCCGGCCGGAACTGCTGCCCGGCAAGGACGTCGCGGGGCTCGTCGTCCAGGCGGCGGCCGACGGCTCCGGCCCCGGCATCGGCACCCGCGTCGTCGGGCATCCGGCACAGGGCGGCTGGGCCGAGTACGCTGCCGTGCCCACGCACTCGCTCGCGGTGCTCCCGGACGGCATCGACAGCACACGGGCCGCGGCCCTTCCCCTGGCCGGGATCACCGCCCTGCGGCTGCTGCGTACGGCCGGTTCCCTGGCCGGCCGCAGGGTGCTGCTGACCGGCGCCTCCGGTGGCGTCGGCCACTACGTCACCGAGATGGCCATCGGGGCCGGAGCGGAGCTGACCGCGGTGACGGCCACGCCGTCGCGCGGTGAGCGGCTCGTGGAGCTCGGCGCGCGGGTGGTGCACGAGGTCGCCGCGGCGCGGGGGCCGTTCGACCTCGTGCTGGAGTCCACGGGTGGCCCTGATCTGCCGCTGGCCCTGTCGAAGACGCGCCCGGGCGGCACCCTCGTCTGGTTCGGCCAGGCGAGCCGCACCCCGGCGACCCTCGACTTCTTCCAGCTCCTCCGCGGCCCCGAGCGCGCCACGATCCAGCACTTCCACTACGCCGGCGCCCCGTACGACTCCGATCTCGCCGCACTGGTACGCCTTGTCGAACAGGGCCGACTGCACCCGGAGATCGGCCGCACCGCCGACTGGGCACACACCGCCGACACCCTTGTCGACCTGCGAGAGCGCCGGATACGCGGCAAGGCCGTCCTGACGATCGGAGGAGCACGATGA
- a CDS encoding alpha/beta fold hydrolase: protein MNATEYAAAQWTRATGAGVDPHEYRRVTEDLTSVTDWGPAFLHTGHTYLQRADNAESPLSAGEYLLTAARWFHLATLAPYAEAHRAAAEADRALGRALAVLEPGARRVSGEGFTGWLRGPADAPGTVVVVPGLDSAKEEFLDLVSALLARGLAVFAMDGPGQGALAATTTFVPDYERAVGRVVDALGVTRIGLVGLSLGGYFAARTAALEPRVAAAATVSGPFRLDWQELPPPVRDLMAQRAGGPDAAHAFVRHVDLVPLAPRIAAPLLVVDGGQDVIPGVTNGEPLARLAPRGSYLSVPHGDHLLGNARPDWLPRLGDHMADSLT, encoded by the coding sequence ATGAACGCCACCGAGTACGCCGCCGCCCAGTGGACCCGCGCCACCGGTGCGGGCGTGGACCCGCACGAGTACCGACGCGTCACCGAGGACCTCACCTCCGTCACCGACTGGGGACCCGCCTTCCTGCACACCGGGCACACCTACCTCCAGCGCGCGGACAACGCGGAATCGCCCCTTTCCGCAGGTGAGTACCTGCTGACGGCGGCCCGATGGTTCCACCTGGCCACCCTCGCGCCGTACGCGGAAGCACATCGGGCGGCCGCCGAAGCGGATCGCGCCCTGGGCCGGGCACTGGCGGTGCTGGAACCCGGTGCGCGGCGGGTGAGCGGCGAGGGCTTCACCGGCTGGCTGCGCGGCCCCGCCGACGCGCCGGGGACCGTGGTCGTCGTCCCCGGCCTGGACTCGGCCAAGGAAGAGTTCCTGGATCTGGTGTCCGCGCTGCTGGCCAGGGGGCTCGCGGTGTTCGCGATGGACGGCCCCGGACAGGGCGCCCTCGCGGCCACCACGACGTTCGTGCCGGACTACGAGAGGGCCGTGGGCCGAGTCGTCGACGCCCTGGGCGTCACCCGCATCGGTCTCGTCGGCCTCAGCCTGGGCGGCTACTTCGCGGCCCGGACCGCGGCGCTGGAGCCGCGCGTGGCGGCCGCCGCCACCGTCAGCGGCCCCTTCCGCCTCGACTGGCAGGAACTGCCCCCGCCCGTACGCGACCTCATGGCCCAGCGCGCCGGAGGGCCCGACGCCGCCCACGCGTTCGTACGCCACGTGGATCTCGTCCCCCTGGCACCCCGCATCGCGGCGCCGCTCCTGGTCGTGGACGGCGGCCAGGACGTCATCCCCGGCGTGACCAACGGCGAGCCCCTGGCCCGCCTTGCACCGCGCGGCAGCTACCTGTCCGTCCCGCACGGCGACCACCTGCTCGGCAACGCACGCCCTGACTGGCTGCCGCGGCTCGGCGACCACATGGCCGACAGCCTGACGTGA
- a CDS encoding GNAT family protein, producing MREGATLALREFVPSDADVLAEILGDPHVMRHTSSGAMSYEAVVDLVREAEADQADPARSRHRLAIVQREDGALVGTVTVEREQYSSVYSHSIILRPHLANLSAGYETSQLVAGLAFDELGVHRLWFMTAVDNLAAQRLFLASGSTRDGKVRELYFRDGRWWDCYMFTILEHEWRARAHLTLREALALLRRQEQEPQTFRSAVA from the coding sequence GTGCGCGAGGGTGCCACGCTCGCGCTGCGGGAGTTCGTCCCGTCCGACGCCGACGTGCTGGCCGAGATCCTTGGCGACCCTCATGTCATGCGCCACACCTCGTCCGGTGCGATGTCGTACGAGGCCGTCGTCGATCTGGTGCGTGAGGCCGAGGCGGACCAGGCGGATCCCGCTCGGAGCCGACACCGGCTCGCCATCGTCCAGCGGGAGGACGGCGCCCTCGTCGGCACGGTGACGGTGGAGCGCGAGCAGTACTCGAGTGTCTACAGCCACTCGATCATCCTGCGGCCCCACCTGGCGAACCTCTCGGCGGGCTATGAGACGAGCCAGCTCGTCGCGGGCCTCGCCTTCGACGAACTCGGTGTCCATCGGCTGTGGTTCATGACAGCGGTCGACAACCTCGCCGCCCAGCGGCTCTTCCTCGCCTCCGGGAGCACGCGGGACGGGAAGGTCCGGGAGCTCTACTTCCGCGACGGACGCTGGTGGGACTGCTACATGTTCACCATCCTCGAACACGAATGGCGCGCTCGGGCACACCTCACGCTGCGCGAGGCCCTTGCCCTCCTTCGGCGACAGGAACAAGAGCCGCAGACTTTCCGGTCCGCCGTGGCCTAA
- a CDS encoding GMC family oxidoreductase N-terminal domain-containing protein — protein MPGFDFVIVGAGTAGCVLAARLSQDVNTHVLLIEAGGSKVLPAQTSPPAWPTLLQTPANWGDCTVEQSATGTSIRLPRGRGLGGSSAINGMVFARGHHLGYDRWPSQGARGWGFDDLLPYFRRSETAVGRDPALRGIGGPLTVGPADPPHPVIEACLEAAAETGYARAADISGGLEEGFGLADLNIVDGRRQSAADAYLAPALERPNLSVVTDALVRRLRISGGRCVGVEYRTGTDEVTVDCAGEVVLTAGAVGSAQLLLLSGVGPQAHLADVGVTTVLDLPGVGARLHDHPIVSVTSSAARPLPPRRNNHGEAIGLIRSDPAVEEPDLQVVFVDLPSHLASANPEDGYTIAVSAIRPYSRGTLRLASDDPGAAPVLDPGYYTDERDLAAVVAGVRLVREIGYAPALAPWRGREVVPGPDADDDDAVRGFVRRTLTSYCHPVGTCRMGADPLSVTGPDLRVHGIDGLRVADASVFPSIPSANTVATVYAVAERAADLLRGTDSRRASS, from the coding sequence TTGCCGGGATTCGACTTCGTCATCGTGGGCGCGGGGACGGCCGGCTGTGTGCTGGCGGCGAGGCTGTCACAGGACGTGAACACTCATGTCCTGCTGATCGAGGCGGGGGGCTCAAAGGTGCTGCCCGCGCAGACCTCGCCTCCCGCATGGCCGACCCTGCTCCAGACCCCCGCGAACTGGGGGGACTGCACCGTCGAGCAGTCGGCCACCGGCACATCCATACGGCTGCCGCGAGGGCGCGGGCTCGGCGGATCCTCGGCGATCAACGGCATGGTCTTCGCCCGCGGCCACCACTTGGGCTACGACCGGTGGCCCAGCCAGGGCGCCAGGGGCTGGGGCTTCGACGATCTGCTGCCGTACTTCCGGCGCAGTGAGACCGCGGTGGGCCGCGATCCGGCACTGCGCGGGATCGGCGGCCCCCTGACCGTGGGACCCGCTGACCCGCCGCATCCGGTCATCGAAGCGTGCCTGGAAGCGGCCGCGGAGACGGGGTATGCCAGGGCCGCCGACATCAGCGGCGGCCTGGAGGAGGGCTTCGGACTGGCGGACCTCAACATCGTCGACGGCAGGCGGCAGAGCGCCGCCGACGCCTATCTCGCGCCAGCCCTGGAGCGGCCCAACCTGAGCGTCGTGACCGACGCCCTGGTGCGACGGCTGCGCATCAGCGGCGGGCGCTGTGTCGGCGTGGAGTACCGCACCGGTACCGACGAGGTGACCGTCGACTGCGCGGGTGAAGTCGTCCTGACTGCCGGTGCCGTCGGCTCCGCGCAGCTGCTGCTCCTGTCGGGGGTCGGCCCGCAGGCCCATCTGGCCGACGTGGGCGTCACGACCGTCCTCGACCTGCCGGGCGTCGGCGCCCGGCTCCACGACCATCCGATCGTCAGCGTCACGTCGAGCGCGGCCCGCCCGCTGCCGCCACGGCGCAACAACCACGGCGAAGCCATCGGTCTCATACGCAGTGACCCCGCTGTCGAAGAGCCGGACCTCCAGGTCGTCTTCGTCGACTTGCCTTCCCATCTGGCCTCGGCCAACCCGGAGGACGGCTACACCATCGCTGTCTCCGCGATCCGCCCGTACAGCCGCGGCACGCTGCGGCTGGCAAGCGACGATCCCGGTGCGGCGCCGGTGCTCGATCCGGGTTACTACACCGACGAGCGTGACCTGGCAGCGGTCGTCGCCGGTGTGCGGCTCGTCCGGGAGATCGGCTACGCCCCGGCGCTCGCGCCGTGGCGTGGTCGGGAGGTGGTTCCCGGGCCGGACGCGGACGACGACGATGCCGTGCGCGGGTTCGTGCGCCGGACCCTCACCTCGTACTGCCATCCGGTGGGCACCTGCCGGATGGGGGCCGATCCCCTCTCTGTCACCGGTCCCGACCTGCGGGTCCACGGCATCGACGGACTCCGGGTCGCCGACGCCTCGGTGTTCCCGTCCATTCCGTCGGCCAATACGGTCGCCACGGTGTACGCCGTGGCCGAACGAGCCGCGGACCTGCTGCGCGGCACCGACTCCAGGAGGGCATCGTCATAA